The following are encoded in a window of Schistocerca nitens isolate TAMUIC-IGC-003100 chromosome 9, iqSchNite1.1, whole genome shotgun sequence genomic DNA:
- the LOC126203604 gene encoding cuticle protein 7 produces MYKLVVLAALVAVARAGVISAGYAAPHAIAAPAYAAAPAYAAAAAPIEYDPNPHYSFEYSVSDAHTGDQKAQHETREGDVVQGSYSLVEPDGSVRTVEYTADPHNGFNAVVHRQAGAHPAPAPAPIAVAKVHAPVAYAAAPAYAAAPAYAAAPAYGYKHLG; encoded by the exons ATGTACAAG CTGGTCGTCCTCGCAGCCCTGGTGGCCGTAGCCCGCGCTGGAGTCATCTCTGCCGGCTACGCGGCGCCGCACGCCATCGCCGCCCCCGCCTacgccgccgcccccgcctacgccgccgctgccgcccccaTTGAATACGACCCCAACCCCCACTACAGCTTCGAGTACTCG GTGAGCGACGCGCACACCGGCGACCAGAAGGCGCAGCACGAGACTCGCGAGGGCGACGTGGTGCAGGGCAGCTACTCCCTGGTCGAGCCCGACGGCTCCGTGCGCACCGTCGAGTACACCGCCGACCCGCACAACGGCTTCAACGCCGTCGTGCACCGCCAGGCCGGAGCGCACCCCGCCCCCGCGCCCGCCCCCATCGCCGTCGccaaggtgcacgcgcccgtcgcctacgccgccgcccccgcctacgccgccgcccccgcctacgccgccgcccccgcctacgGCTACAAGCACCTCGGCTGA